In one window of Blastopirellula marina DNA:
- a CDS encoding rhodanese-like domain-containing protein, whose amino-acid sequence MDHRRALIVLTLLGTLSLVSTTFGVDLRELKKEIEAEKAVLLDVREEVQWKKAHLEIAVPCPFSKVSLDIEARKFIAPYLEVPGLKIYCFSEKGKVAVVASDMFNRVDAKVIPITQPYQAFVDAGFKEKKAGDPNYDPSIPLSAP is encoded by the coding sequence CGACGTGCATTGATCGTTCTGACTCTTCTAGGGACTCTGTCCCTCGTATCGACCACGTTCGGCGTCGATTTGAGGGAGCTAAAAAAAGAGATCGAGGCAGAAAAGGCGGTCTTGCTCGATGTGCGTGAAGAAGTCCAGTGGAAAAAGGCTCACCTGGAAATCGCAGTTCCGTGCCCATTCTCCAAAGTTTCGCTCGACATCGAAGCACGAAAGTTCATCGCTCCTTACCTGGAAGTTCCAGGTCTGAAGATTTATTGCTTCAGCGAGAAGGGCAAAGTCGCCGTCGTTGCGTCCGATATGTTCAATCGTGTCGATGCGAAGGTTATCCCAATCACGCAGCCTTATCAGGCTTTCGTCGATGCAGGATTCAAGGAAAAGAAGGCGGGCGACCCCAATTACGATCCCAGCATCCCGTTGTCTGCCCCATAG